The Panicum hallii strain FIL2 chromosome 9, PHallii_v3.1, whole genome shotgun sequence genome has a window encoding:
- the LOC112873747 gene encoding putative HVA22-like protein g, translating into MMGGFLSRVLLLAFGYAYPAYECYKTVELNKPEIEQLIFWCQYWILVALLTVLERFGDLTISWLPFYSEAKLMFFVYLWYPKTKGTTYIYGTFFRPYISQHENEIDRNLLELRARATDTVVLYFQKAASAGQNTFFDVLKYVASQSPSQKSRQRPHQEPQQSQQQQPQLQQQQQQPQKQAAPVMRRAASIAARQAAMAQQSQETKPVPSSPKIKRQASAKSSSVASTKPVAAASTQKPGGSPKKSEVKHAVEPVPTPATSVDSPKSEPSAKSLPEAEEVDKMAIDEAVGDAEEGTEELDPALEETPMEETIRVTRAKLRRRIDPAGN; encoded by the exons ATGATGGGCGGGTTCCTCTCCAGGGTCCTCCT TTTGGCCTTTGGCTATGCCTATCCTGCCTATGAGTGCTACAAGACTGTTGAACTGAACAAACCGGAGATTGAGCAGCTCATATTTTGGTGTCAGTATTG GATTTTAGTTGCCCTGTTGACTGTTCTGGAAAGATTTGGAGATCTTACAATATCATG GCTACCATTTTACTCAGAAGCAAAGCTGATGTTCTTTGTATACTTGTGGTACCCAAAGACAAAG GGAACTACATACATTTATGGGACTTTCTTTAGGCCATATATTTCTCAGCATGAGAATGAAATTGATCGCAATCTGCTTGAGTTGAGAGCTCGAGCCACCGATACGGTTGTCCTTTATTTCCAGAAGGCTGCTTCTGCAGGACAGAATACTTTCTTTGATGTTTTGAAGTATGTCGCGTCCCAGTCACCTTCTCAGAAATCAAGGCAGCGCCCTCATCAG GAACCACAGCAGTCACAACAGCAGCAACCACAactacagcagcagcagcagcaaccacaAAAACAAGCAGCACCTGTTATGCGCAGAGCAGCATCAATCGCTGCTCGGCAAGCAGCAATGGCACAGCAATCTCAGGAGACCAAACCTGTTCCGTCTTCCCCAAAGATCAAGCGTCAAGCATCAGCGAAATCTAGTTCAGTGGCATCCACAAAGCCTGTTGCAGCTGCATCCACACAAAAACCTGGAGGGAGCCCAAAGAAAAGCGAGGTGAAACATGCCGTTGAGCCGGTGCCAACTCCAGCCACAAGTGTTGATTCACCGAAATCTGAGCCTAGTGCCAAATCACtccctgaagctgaagaggtgGACAAGATGGCCATCGATGAGGCCGTTGGTGACGCTGAAGAGGGCACTGAAGAACTGGACCCTGCGCTCGAGGAGACGCCGATGGAGGAGACGATACGTGTGACGCGCGCCAAGCTAAGGAGGCGCATCGATCCTGCTGGGAATTAG
- the LOC112877829 gene encoding UDP-glucuronate 4-epimerase 2-like: MAPQLTGAPGSAAAGGGAAAVKPQFHHYHHHRLPPRHHHPAPASLLSKLAFWSVCSLALLLAFLLLSPSSAPAPRAAPESPRRSLHASHESTASWGGAAWEKKVRASARVRRPRGHSVLVTGAAGFVGCHAAAALRRRGDGVLGLDNFNDYYDTALKRGRAALLARSGVYVVDGDIADSELLAKLFDVVPFTHVLHLAAQAGVRHALVDPMSYVRANVAGLVALLEAARSANPQPAIVWASSSSVYGLNSHVPFSEHDRTDRPASLYAATKKAGEEIAHVYNHIYGLSLTALRFFTVYGPWGRPDMAYFFFTRDILAGRPITVYESAGGGSHQTTISRDFTYIDDIVKGCVAALDTAGRSTGSGGKKRGPAPFRTYNLGNTSPVPVTQLVDLLEKLLKVKAVRKVVKMPRNGDVPYTHANVSLAQRELGYRPSTDLQTGLKKFVRWYLEYYHPDLAEKQKQHAGSNGKGSRRRNGSLSSAR, translated from the coding sequence ATGGCGCCGCAGCTGACCGGCGCGCccggctcggcggcggcgggcggcggcgcggcggccgtcaaGCCGCAGTTCCACCactaccaccaccaccgcctgcccccgcgccaccaccaccccgcgCCGGCCTCGCTCCTCTCCAAGCTCGCCTTCTGGTCCGTCTGCTccctcgcgctcctcctcgccttcctcctcctctccccctcctccgcgcctgccccgcgcgccgcgcccgagtccccgcgccgctcgctccACGCGTCGCACGAGTCCACCGCCTCCTGGGGCGGCGCCGCCTGGGAGAAGAAGGTGCGGGCGTCGGCGCGCGTCAGGCGCCCCCGGGGCCACTCCGTCCTCGTCACGGGCGCCGCCGGGTTCGTCGGCTGCCACGCGGCTGccgcgctgcgccgccgcggggacggCGTGCTCGGCCTCGACAACTTCAACGACTACTACGACACGGCCCTCAAGCGCGGGCGCGCCGCGCTCCTCGCACGCTCGGGGGTCTACGTCGTCGACGGGGACATCGCGGACTCCGAGCTGCTGGCCAAGCTGTTCGACGTGGTCCCGTTCACGCACGTCCTCCACCTCGCCGCGCAGGCGGGCGTGCGGCACGCGCTCGTCGACCCCATGTCCTACGTGCGCGCCAACGTCGCTGGGCTCGTGGCGCTGCTCGAGGCGGCGCGCTCCGCGAACCCTCAGCCGGCGATCGTCTGGGCGTCGTCGTCTTCAGTGTACGGGCTCAACTCCCACGTGCCTTTCTCCGAGCATGACAGGACGGATCGACCAGCCTCTCTCTATGCAGCCACCAAAAAGGCTGGCGAGGAGATCGCTCATGTCTACAACCACATCTATGGGCTCTCACTCACTGCTCTCCGGTTCTTCACTGTCTATGGGCCTTGGGGGCGTCCAGACATGGCCTACTTCTTCTTCACCCGGGACATCCTTGCTGGTCGGCCGATCACGGTGTATGAGAGTGCAGGTGGAGGCTCACACCAGACTACCATTTCACGTGATTTCACCTACATTGATGACATTGTGAAGGGGTGTGTCGCGGCATTGGATACTGCTGGTCGGAGTACAGGCAGTGGAGGCAAGAAGCGAGGTCCGGCGCCATTCAGGACATACAATTTGGGGAACACCTCTCCTGTTCCTGTTACACAGCTAGTGGATTTGCTGGAGAAGCTGCTCAAAGTGAAGGCTGTGAGGAAGGTTGTCAAGATGCCAAGGAATGGAGATGTGCCATATACGCATGCTAATGTAAGCCTTGCACAGCGGGAGCTTGGCTACCGGCCGTCCACAGATCTCCAAACAGGGCTCAAGAAGTTTGTGCGGTGGTATCTTGAGTACTACCATCCTGACTTGGCTGAGAAGCAGAAGCAGCATGCCGGTAGCAATGGGAAGGGTTCACGTCGTCGGAATGGCAGCTTGAGTAGTGCAAGATGA
- the LOC112875425 gene encoding ABC transporter F family member 4, which translates to MAGEDAATAGTAAVKKLPKEEEEEDDDELDNVPLAVSRAKKAGNASASKVKKEDDDDDEEDNLPISHSRAKKGNEKQKGTVNSNTKTSKVKKQEVESDDDDFMPTSQKKNASAGASNAKASKVKKLKDEDLEDLKENKKRKKRVGVKEGAKMSVVKGEKVKKERKVYELPGQKHDPPTERDPLRIFYESLYEQIPTSDMAATWLMEWGLLPLDVARKVFEKKQGQKLKSPVKTTVSKRKPTSPTKTPASSAMKSVSAKNSARKPTSQKKRKASSESDDADDFVMAPKAKTKRQKVSS; encoded by the exons ATGGCCGGAGAggacgccgccaccgccggcacTGCAGCGGTAAAGAAGCTCccgaaggaggaggaggaggaagatgatgacGAGTTGGACAACGTTCCGCTCGCTGTTTCTAGGGCCAAAAAGGCGGGAAATGCGAGCGCCTCCAAGGTCAagaaggaggacgacgacgacgacgaggaggacaACCTTCCAATCTCGCATTCGCGGGCGAAGAAG GGAAATGAGAAGCAGAAAGGCACCGTGAATAGCAACACGAAGACTTCTAAAGTTAAGAAACAAGAAGTTGAGTCTGACGACGATGATTTCATG CCAACTTCACAGAAGAAAAATGCATCTGCTGGTGCCAGTAATGCCAAGGCATCCAAGGTCAAGAAACTAAAAGATGAAGATTTGGAAGATCTTAAG GAGaacaagaaaaggaagaaaagagtgGGTGTCAAAGAAGGGGCAAAGATGTCCGTTGTCAAGGGTGAGAAGGTGAAGAAAGAGAGGAAAGTGTATGAATTGCCAGGGCAGAAGCATGATCCTCCTACAGAA AGGGATCCATTGAGGATTTTCTATGAATCGCTCTACGAGCAGATACCCACTAGTGACATGGCTGCAACCTG GTTGATGGAATGGGGTTTGCTCCCGTTGGATGTGGCTAGAAAAGTTTTTGAGAAGAAGCAGGGCCAGAAGTTGAAGTCACCTGTTAAAACAACTGTTTCCAAGAGAAAGCCTACTTCTCCAACCAAGACACCAGCTTCATCTGCCATGAAGTCTGTCTCAGCTAAGAATAGTGCTCGAAAACCCACTTCTcaaaagaagaggaaggcaAGTAGCGAGTCAGACGACGCCGATGATTTCGTCATGGCTCCTAAGGCGAAAACCAAAAGGCAAAAGGTCTCTAGTTAG
- the LOC112875424 gene encoding uncharacterized protein LOC112875424 codes for MERSSSGWFRWRRKKAREGRGAGGEEDHQHKVVVDGSEIRELVEDREAFGILVDTTFRQLDANGDGRLSVRELRPAVADIGAALGLPAEGASPNADHICSEVVSELTHGTSQGEVSKAEFREALSDILLGMAAGLKRDPIVILRMDGEDLRDFVASSRYEPSAAAIFSQIGSEGAPLRRCLSAALQQLAVDHGVPPASDAWVVENIVEPALRQLPANQLEQPASRDGFVRQLRKLLGAVAERLQEQPVIVAHTENTYDGSGVKRLLANKFELDKLLDSVWRGVPGEHKNKASKECLVAALDKMADAASLPHHGAVKQVDAVVDEAIKTANADDGETVDEARFKKLLTDTLGAVMRQLNSNPVFVSTNTVVHEPLFGSSGLFSSPPPVSSSPSE; via the exons ATGGAGAGGAGCAGCAGCGGCTGGTTCaggtggaggaggaagaaggcgcgggaggggcggggcgccggcggggaggaggaccATCAACACAAGGTGGTTGTGGACGGGTCGGAGAtccgggagctggtggaggaCCGGGAGGCGTTCGGGATTCTCGTGGACACCACGTTCCGGCAGCTCGACGCCAACGGGGACGGCAGGCTCTCCGTGCGGGAGCTGCGGCCCGCCGTGGCCGACATCGGCGCCGCGCTCGGGCTGCCCGCGGAGGGGGCGTCGCCAAACGCCGACCATATCTGCTCGGAG GTGGTGAGCGAGCTGACTCATGGGACGTCCCAGGGCGAGGTGAGCAAGGCCGAGTTCCGGGAGGCCCTCTCCGACATCCTCCTCGGCATGGCGGCGGGGCTCAAGAGGGACCCCATCGTCATACTGCGCATGGACGGCGAGGACCTCCGGGACTTCGTCGCCAGCAGCAGATACGAACCGTCGGCGGCCGCCATTTTCTCGCAGATCGGCTCTGAAGGCGCGCCCCTGCGCCGGTGCCTGTCGGCCGCCCTTCAGCAGCTGGCCGTCGACCACGGAGTGCCGCCGGCTTCGGACGCCTGGGTTGTCGAGAACATCGTGGAGCCGGCACTGCGGCAGCTTCCTGCCAATCAGCTTGAGCAGCCGGCCTCCCGAGATGGCTTCGTCCGGCAGCTCAGGAAGCTGCTGGGCGCCGTCGCCGAACGGCTCCAGGAGCAGCCTGTGATCGTCGCGCACACCGAGAACACCTACGACGGGAGTGGCGTCAAGAGGCTGCTGGCCAACAAATTCGAGCTGGACAAG CTGCTGGATTCTGTTTGGAGAGGCGTGCCAGGAGAACATAAGAACAAGGCATCCAAGGAATGTCTCGTAGCCGCACTTGATAAGATGGCCGATGCTGCAAGCCTGCCACATCATGGCGCTGTTAAACAG GTGGATGCTGTGGTGGACGAGGCCATCAAGACGGCGAACGCCGACGATGGAGAGACGGTAGACGAAGCCAGGTTCAAGAAATTGCTCACGGATACACTTGGGGCCGTCATGCGGCAACTGAACAGCAACCCCGTCTTCGTCTCCACCAACACCGTCGTGCACGAGCCATTGTTCGGTTCATCCGGCCTgttctcctcgccgccgcccgtgtCATCATCGCCAAGTGAATAA
- the LOC112878258 gene encoding uncharacterized protein LOC112878258: MSYYGDRRPESSIVEAFTLSPLPYPVILILLMVSLLLGVSWFFTYEDFIEEAAEQFSWALLAVPIALVLLIRWISSVDSFDGYFFGFYPSERRWRPGYGSAPAEGSSPWGVAMLVLLLIVLASFHETIRDMWRP, translated from the coding sequence ATGTCGTACTACGGCGACCGGCGCCCGGAGTCGTCGATCGTGGAGGCGTTCACGCTGTCTCCGCTGCCGTACCCGGTGATCCTGATCCTGCTCATGGTCTCGCTCCTGCTGGGCGTCTCGTGGTTCTTCACCTACGAGGACTTCatcgaggaggcggcggagcagttCAGCTGGGCGCTGCTGGCCGTGCCCATCGCGCTCGTGCTCCTCATCCGCTGGATCTCCTCCGTCGACTCCTTCGACGGCTACTTCTTCGGATTCTACCCCAGCGAGCGCCGCTGGAGGCCCGGCTACGGGAGCGCCCCCGCTGAGGGAAGCTCGCCCTGGGGCGTCGCCATGCTCGTCCTGCTCCTCATCGTGCTTGCCAGCTTCCACGAGACCATCCGGGACATGTGGCGGCCATGA
- the LOC112875656 gene encoding chloride conductance regulatory protein ICln-like, which yields MAPGLQRFADIAGDGAPRLDAASGEELVRVHRAASVALGRRSPEPPGTLFVTTRRVIWLSEAEKGKGYAVDFLAISLHAVSRDLEAYPSPCLYTQIEAEVATDEAAESNDELELSRVSEMRIILGDPGQLDALFDVFCHCAELNPDPNAERNGDNGWFHGEDMVDVGWVHGDEDMVDENGTQFFNANPIGQNGGYDLSQSVFELQINDQRFEDADEEQEIHENGH from the exons atGGCTCCAGGACTCCAGCGCTTCGCCGACATTGCCGGCGACGGAGCGCCCCGCCTCGACGCCGCCTCCGGTGAAGAGCTGGTCCGGGTGCACCGCGCCGCCTCCGTCGCcctcggccgccgctcgccggagccgccGGGGACCCTGTTCGTCACCACCAG GAGGGTGATTTGGCTCAGCGAGGCGGAGAAGGGCAAGGGCTACGCCGTGGACTTCCTCGCCATCTCGCTCCACGCTGTGTCGCGCGACCTGGAGGCGTATCCCTCGCCCTGCCTCTACACGCAG ATTGAGGCAGAAGTTGCCACAGATGAGGCTGCTGAATCAAATGATGAATTAGAGCTATCAAGAGTCTCTGAAATGCGCATTATACTGGGGGACCCTGGTCAAT TGGATGCACTTTTTGATGTCTTCTGTCATTGCGCTGAACTGAATCCTGATCCTAATGCTG AGCGCAATGGGGATAATGGTTGGTTCCATGGTGAAGATATGGTTGATGTTGGCTGGGTTCATGGTGATGAAGACATGGTTGATG AAAATGGTACCCAGTTTTTCAATGCCAATCCAATAGGTCAAAATGGTGGATATGACCTCAGTCAATCAGTATTTGAG CTTCAAATCAACGACCAGCGTTTTGAGGATGCAGATGAGGAACAGGAGATCCATGAAAATGGACATTAG
- the LOC112877950 gene encoding 40S ribosomal protein S20-2-like translates to MAAAAVYGGLKGKLGVEDAPELQLNRIRITLSSKNVKNLEKVCADLVKGAKDKQLRVKGPVRIPTKVLHITTRKSPCGEGTNTWDRFEFRIHKRVIDLISSPDVVKQITSITIEPGVEVEVTIADV, encoded by the exons atggcggcggcggcagtttACGGCGGCCTCAAGGGGAAGCTTGGCGTCGAGGATGCCCCCGAGCTGCAGCTCAATCGCATCCGCATCACCCTGTCCTCCAAGAACGTCAAGAACTTGGAGAAAG TTTGTGCGGATTTGGTGAAGGGAGCCAAGGACAAGCAGCTGAGGGTTAAGGGACCCGTCAGAATCCCTACTAAGGTTCTTCACATCACCACCCGCAAGTCCCCTTGTGGTGAAG GAACAAACACATGGGATCGCTTTGAGTTCCGCATCCATAAGAGGGTGATTGACCTGATCAGCTCCCCTGATGTTGTGAAGCAGATCACCTCCATCACCATTGAGCCTGGTGTCGAGGTTGAGGTGACCATCGCCGACGTGTAA